Below is a genomic region from Ostrea edulis chromosome 10, xbOstEdul1.1, whole genome shotgun sequence.
GTTATAATGATCGAATTTGCAAATACGGCCTGTTGTGTCTGATGTgcttcatatcaattgttaagccgttctttacataatgattttcactacggattatGCAATTTACTCGATCAAGATAAAGGGATCACGTCGGTGGACccttcaacaggggatgcttactcctcctatgcacctgattccacctgtTTTACCTACCCTCAATCTCTTGTATTCTTcattgagattgatcacggtttgTCATCTTCATTTTGCCATCTTAAACACCTGTGACCTTCACAGCTATTTATGTTGTGACCTTCACTGCTATTAATGCTGTGACCTTCGCTGCTATTAATGTTGTGAACTTCACTGCTATTAATATCGTGACCTTCACTGCTATTAAATGTTGTGACCTTcactgctacatgtattaatCAGTGTTGTGACCTTCCCGACTATTACTATTgggaatacatgtactatgtttTACTACAGAAGTACTTCGTCTGATGTTATGAGCAGTTGATGACGGATATTACTTAGGAGATATAACTTTGCATGGCTTCTAAAGTCAGACATAGACATACTCACCCCGTTGTTATTTTTACAGGGGTCGGTTGACGTTAGACAGTCACAAGCATCGCCCGTATAGTTAGCATTGCAGGCACATTTTCCACAGTCACATCTCCCGCGCTCAGAACCTGACATTCAGATCAATAAAATAACAAGGTGTGTCACTTATATGaaacaatataaacattttcttaatTTACTTAATGAACTTAGTAAACGTATTTCTTTTAACTTTCATTTCTAGTTTTATTACACAATGATTAGGCAGATTTATTACATTATAATCAGACATGCATACATATTTAAATCATCGAAGTGAGCATACCGCCACACAGAAGCTTGTTGAAAGTCCGACAGTTCTCGTCATTGCATTCACATTTCTCCCCGCTGTAGCCCTTAAAACATTCACACTTCCGGCATGTACAATTTCCAGCATTATTACAGATTCTGTTTAAAAGATAACAGGAATGTGTTAGATAGCTGTTTGATGTCCTTACCCGTTAGGGGTACCGCGGGACTGTTAAGATAACTGTGTGAAGCCCTTACCCGTTAGGGGTACCGCAAGACTGTTCCGCCGTTCCCCTGTTATCACATTCACAACTGTCCCCAATCCATCCCGAGTTACAGTTGCAGATTCCGCACTCATACGTCCCATTGTAGTTGCATTTGGCACTGTCAGTCTCCTAGAAATCAGAGAGATGACATGTCCTAATATAGGCGTGTGCAAGCTACACAAAAACCAAAGCATTTCATCATCTGTGTACAGGAGTACAAGTGTGTGGTagttatacatattttaaagaatacaagttttgattttaattttcatgcacaaaaatattttaatggaaatttttTCAATACGATTGTGTCTTTCAGACAGTCTAAATCGACATGAAGACTACACGTGTCGTCAGAGCATTCCAGGGTTGCGTACATTGCAAATAAGGATTTATTGATACTCTGCAGAGCCGGATCCAGAAGGAGGTCCGAggtggacccccccccccccccccccctttacgtCAGAAAAGTTTCCtcaaaaaggtaaaaataacgcgttttgaaaaccaaaattaatggtagaacaCCCCCCTTTAAAAacttcctggatccgcctctgctTTGCTATTATAGTATAAGTGATAGCCTACCGCCTCGGGTGGCAGCTGACAGTCACAATCACACACGTGCTCTACCTCCACCTGCACGCGCTCTTCTAAACCCTCAGGGAAAATCGTGAAGGATAGGTTTCTAGTCTCCGGGCATGTtgtcaaatttgatatcatatatGGAGTGAAATTCGCCTGAGATATAAAAATACTTATTTGAAAGTGTACTTTTTAACATATGAGTATACATCATGACATAATTGCTCTTGGGACTCAGTGATCTCGGCTGCGATTCAGctcggctggatatttggactgacaccatgaccgaatctcggagcatgAGCAGTCCTTCACATAGTAATTCATGcttggaaatttactttcagcttcggtcgGTTCtaacactgctgttcgcttcaaataattcatttgactATTATTAAAACCAACTCTGTATCACTTACTCTCTAGGTGTGTAAATTCCGTAGTAAAAACTACCACTTTTTCCATTCAAATTATGACTTTCATGGCGtaatattttatctcccgaaattgaagagttcctatagtctgttttcATAAGGACGACAGACCTAATTCGAAATTTTGCACTTCTGCGCAGAAAGCCGCGCACATCGCTATAAAGATACTACATATAAGTAATCTAACAAAACAGGCCATAACCATTGACacaggagccatgaatttcacaaggTAGAGATCTCGAATGGACATcttaatcatgcatttagtaattatcaaatatatacatgtataggagtagagaagattttctaaggTCTAAAACATTTTCAAGACCAAAAGCATATTTGACTCTGCTCATGAGGCCTTTAAGGGGTAGTAAGGGcacaaatttcacaattttatattcctcttatcctagagatgcttcacaccaaaaaATGGTAACAATTGACCTTGTtgttttcaagaagttaaaaattcaaatatgttAGCGGACGACGGTAAACGAAGACCAACGGCAATAGGTCAACTGATTCACTCgggtttattatatatatctatgatCACTGTAATTCTTACCCATTTCTCGATCGTGAGTCCAGAACAAATATTAGTCTTGTCTTTCAACCGCCTGTAGAGAGAATAGACATTAATCACATGACAGCCGTaattaattaaagaaaacaaaaaaacattcCCAGGCTTCacgaaatgaaatatttattttacttaCCCGCCTGTTCTACAGTTGGTGTACATGGTAACATCTAATTCATCATAATCTTCGTTAACTACCAATTTTACCGTCTCCCGAAGACGCTGAAAGAGAAACAGATAACAAGTTCATTATTGTACTTATTTACAGATAAAATTATCATATTTGTTTACAGATAAAACTATCATACTTGTTTACAGATAAAATTATCATACTTGTTTACAGATAAAATTATCATacttgtttacaaataaaattatcataCGTGTTAACAGATAAAATTATCATacttgtttacaaataaaattatcatacttgttaacagataaaactATCATACTTGTTTACAGATAAAATTATCATActtgttaacagataaaactATCActtgttaacagataaaactATCACTTGTTAACAGATAAAATTATCATACTTGTTTACAGATAAAATTATCATACTTGTTAACAGATAAAATTATCATACCTGTTAACAGATAAAACTATCATACTTGTTTACAGATAAAATTATCATACTTGTTTACAGATAAAACTATCATACTTGTTAACAGATAAAATTATCATActtgttaacagataaaacCATCATACTTGTTAACAGATAAAATTATCATACTTGTTTACAGATAAAACTATCATACATGTTAACAGATAAAACTATCATACTTGTTAACAGATAAAATTATCAGActtgttaacagataaaactATCActtgttaacagataaaactATCATACTTGTTAACAGATAAAATTATCATACTTGTTTACAGATGAAATTATCATACTTGTTAACAGATAAAATTATCAGActtgttaacagataaaactATCActtgttaacagataaaactATCATACTTGTTAACAGATAAAATTATCACTTGTTAACAGATAGAACCATCATActtgttaacagataaaactATCATActtgttaacagataaaacgATCATACTTGTTAACAGATAAAATTATCATACTTGTTTACAGATGAAATTATCATACTTGTTAACAGATAAAATTATCAGActtgttaacagataaaactATCActtgttaacagataaaactATCATACTTGTTAACAGATAAAATTATCACTTGTTAACAGATAGAACCATCATActtgttaacagataaaactATCATActtgttaacagataaaactATCATACTTGTTAAGGTAAAATTATCACTTGTTAACAGATAACATTATTGTACTTGTTATTGTTTGTACGggataatttttcaaaatggcaaacttaaattcaaaatgaagatttttttgtgttttgttttgaaaactaGCTGATACCCTCTTTAGAATAAGAAAGTCTCTAGGAAATAAGGAGCTGAAAATGTGCCTACATGTAGACCTAATCTAAGAAAACAACACCATGGGATTCCCACAGACAGAAAGTATTTCGGATATCGATTGTCTTTATCGGAATATATCACACGTACTAGGTTCCCGGATGTAGATTGCCTTTATCGGAATATATTACGTGTATCTAAGTCCCCGGATATAAATTGCTTAAAAAAGGAACATGTATCCAGGTCCCGGATATAAATTGCACAAATATTGGAATATATTACATGTCTCTAGGTCCCGGATTTAAATTGTCTTTATCGGAATATGTTGGCCTAGTTCGGTCATCTACCATAGTAACTAAAGTCGAACCAAAGTACGATCGAACTGCCTTTGGTCAAAACCGGAAGAAGTGTCACTGCGGGTGACTAGTCTATCACATAGCAACCTATGCTTACAGAATGGTTGAACCTTTAATAACAAGACATGCGCACTGAAGGTCCGGAAGCAAGCTAGGCATGCGTATAGAAATTTCGGAAGTCTACTAAACAACTACTATGGCTGATGATCGAACTAGACCATTACACGTATCTACACACGTTGGTCCCCAGATATAAATTGTCTTTATCGGAATATATTACACATATCTAGGTCCCTGGATGTAGATTGTCTCATGTGTATCTAAGTCCTCGGATATAAATTACCTTTATCtgaatatattacatgtatctaagtCCCCGGATGTCTCTTACCCTGTAGTTGTCGCTGACGatgttcaaaatatttctaGCGTCTGTGGACAACTGTGACGCACGTGGAGTCCCGCCTGGTAACAGTGTGGCCAGCTTGTCGTAGTAAAGATTCCGAACCTGTTCATTGGTCAATTCAGATGAATTCCCGCCAATAACAAAAATGATATTGATGTTGTTTTCTTTGGCTTTTTGGATGATTTGACCCACCGAGGGATAGTCCTGAGAGATTTAAAAAAGATTGTGTGaaaacaataggtatgaaaatAGAGTACTCTTATACGTGAACGAACAtgtacagaaaaagaaaaaagaaaaacattggttttttttattaatttgatgtacatgtacatatatacatataacattATTACCTGTATCTCTGCCTTAGTATACAATCCGGTACCATCCAGGTGACAGTAACCATCATTTGGTTCCAGGATTCCAGCCAACTGTCAAAATAAAACAAGCACTGCGCTATACTAGCACCCCATGGTCTAAATCCTACCGAATAACAGCCATAGTTCTTTGTTTGGTTCAAATATTCTTCATTACGAtaggttggttgtatattgtttaacgtcttcctcagggaggggtctttatcgtgccgcacgtgctgtcacagcaggtgtgacacgataaagatccctccaagctcaaaggctgtaagctccgggcataggcctagattttacAGACCTCGACAGAAATGGTGAtatctcgatatgagtgaaaaattctcaaacggaacgttaaacaatattcaaccaaccgaccaacctacatgtaacagaGTAGCACGTGACCGTAAGTTAGTTAGCGCATGCGCAAGTACAATATTTATCGGAATTGGCAATGTTTCATTATCAGAGAATATAAAAATGTTCTGTATGGTTTGTGAAAACCGTTTTTCAGTGTTCTTAATAAAACTCGATTAATGTTATGGAGTCTGGTTTATTTGTATATACTGTATCTTCAGTTCAGCGACGCCCAATAAGGAcctatcaggggcggatccaggaattgtggctacggggggcgccactttatgaggcagggggtctgggggccgccttgaggctcctggattttataggttttatagagcttgaaatatatctcgtattcagtcatttgtactattttctatcattttttataaggtgagattaataaaaatgacgcaaattttaagggtttttggaaaaaaattaagttctcccaatacagtattcaagaaaacaaaagattttgatatttatttctccgggaatggatGAAATTATTGTTTTCTGTTATCggttagtacatttttctaaacaagataccacgatttaccttaaatttgaaaattttagggggcgcGCGCGGGCTGCGtcccctttaaatccgccactgcctATTATCTTGTTATATCTTAAAATGGACATTctttgtgaagatgcactgatCTTTCGaaatagattgattgaatattgtttaacgtccctctcgaaaatatttcactcatatggagacgtcaccactgccggtgaagggctgtaaaatttaagcctatgctcggcgcttatggtcattgagcagggagggaccttTGTTCTGGATTGAGAATTTTGATGAGTATGTCAgagttattgttctttgtttagTACATCATCCATgtgtgagttatctctcttgtctGTTGCCGCCAAATCTCGTGTGAAAAAGTGCtcctttgtttttgttattcttGTTGGAATTTTCCTTCTGTAGGCCACCCACGGTGTAAGTTGAATGTACATTTAAAGTACCTATACCTTTCTCCAGTTGCACATATTAGAATTTTGTCATTCTGATGCATATATCTCATGTGTTTGTATCACATTGTAAATGTATGGAAACCCATAGTGACATTGTCCTGTTGTTTTATATTTGAGCAGATATAACTCATCTAATTTACATAGTTAATGACATTATAGTTCTAGCTAATGACAGTATTGATTGACAGggtttattttattgtttggtAAATTTCATACACTTATTGGGTGAAttcatgttcaaatgttaaaTCTATGGAAAGCAGTTCTTGTAATAATTTTCTATAATGTACCTTATTTTTTCTTGTAGCTTTTTACCACACACTCAGACATTCACATTTGTCTCTCAGCCATTTGGAGAGTTACAATAAACGAATTAAGGAGGTTATACTATCCGTTTTGTCCTTTGTTCCATTGGAAGACGGAataatctttatcgtgccacacctgctgtgatacgggacctcggtttttgcggtctcatccgaaggaccgccccatttagtcgcctcttacgacaagcaaggggggactgagaacctattctaacccggatccccacgggattttgaaatagaaaatgaCATTCAAACTTGTgagcatcaatattttgttgtcagatttatatcattggtTTAAGGatattttgttgccagatttatatcattggattaaggatattttgttgccagattaTTATCATTGGATTAAGGATATTTTTTTTGCCAGATGtatatcattggattaaggatattttgttgccagatttatatcattggattaaggGTATTTTAttgccagatttatatcattggattaaggtattttgttgccagatttatatcattggattaaggATATTTAGTTGTCAGATTTATATAATTGGATTAAGGATATGTTGTTGCCAGATGtatatcattggattaaggatatttgttgccagatttatatcacTAGATTAGGTCCAAGCATGAAACTCAAACCTGAACTGCTTTATAGTATTTAGATCAGATTGTGTTCTCTGTTGAATGTGAACTTTTTAAAAGATCCGAATATCATACAAGGATGACTCTTAATTCTGAAGTTAAGGGTCAAAGCTACAAATATGATTAATATTTCATAACGATAAGGCCTGTATATATCATTACAGCTCTAGCAATATGACGTTAATGAAATACATCTATTTGcatgtttcaatatttttttaaaaaacaaaattgtttgcAAACACTTTTATTCtaacctagaatattttaattttttgttagaaacACGTGCCTATGTTCACGTAATGCGTTCCCTTTTTAAAGGACAGAAACTTGTTTTAGTAGATCAGTGTCCATATAATTTTCTGTATACGGTATTCATAACTCTCTTACAAACAGACCGATCACTAGACGTTGGTTTTTAGAGATTCGGTCTGTTGATGTTCACATCTACTCACCCGCCCGTCCCCAGCCTGATGGAAGTTGATATCTGTAGCATACAGCAACATTCTCCGTGCCTTATTTCTCCAGCCAATTCTGTCCTAAAAAGCATATACCGTACAATTAAAAATTACACACGTGTAGCTGGTTCGTGATTCTATAAAGTGGTTAAAATACGTCAATATACCGTTCACTGTGTTCTAGGCAAATGTTATCCATACTTCTGTAGGTTAGTGACGTCATCTGTGTAATAAGCACGTCAGGATATTTTGACCCTCTTGCTCCACAAGAAACCACAAACCTATTGTGCTGGACATAACATGAGGCCCATGGATCACAActctcacctgagtcacatttACCATGCTGTTTATCCGATGAAGAATTCTAAAATGGCTTTACCCTCTTTCATCTAATgacaaattttgaccccctattatgaccccaacctacccctagCCCCTTGGGTATGTGACATAACTGAAGTTGTATCCACACAACATGGGAAtgtctcaaaatcaatatgactTACATGGCCATGCTGATCTGGAGAAGATAATTTCTTGAAAATC
It encodes:
- the LOC125665626 gene encoding integrin beta pat-3-like isoform X2, with the protein product MDASILWRYALLISISIGYVQSQCSGSRCGQCLIADGCAWCKDRNFTKTRCATEAQLRTDGCGSIVKRKEHDIQLVKNQDFSDGGPGQDSVQIKPQHVKIKLVPNKILDNFNVYYKIARNFPLDLYFLNDPSYTMRELQSSLKSLAKAIANEIKNLTTDFQFGLGTAMDKVVLPFTRTSPQYLNDPCVGTSVTCDKAYSYRHRQKLTSDISIFESAVDDIKTTANFDKPEGLFDGLLQAMVCGDRIGWRNKARRMLLYATDINFHQAGDGRLAGILEPNDGYCHLDGTGLYTKAEIQDYPSVGQIIQKAKENNINIIFVIGGNSSELTNEQVRNLYYDKLATLLPGGTPRASQLSTDARNILNIVSDNYRRLRETVKLVVNEDYDELDVTMYTNCRTGGRLKDKTNICSGLTIEKWANFTPYMISNLTTCPETRNLSFTIFPEGLEERVQVEVEHVCDCDCQLPPEAETDSAKCNYNGTYECGICNCNSGWIGDSCECDNRGTAEQSCGTPNGICNNAGNCTCRKCECFKGYSGEKCECNDENCRTFNKLLCGGSERGRCDCGKCACNANYTGDACDCLTSTDPCKNNNGTICSGNGVCECGRCRCNAGFRGTLCNSCTSCPGI